ATTGTCGCGTGTTATGAACGGTGGGTGAAGTACCAGGATGGTGTTTCAGCGCTAGCTTCTTGTATGCGGATTTGATATTCTCTGGTTTCGCATCTTCGCTGACACCAAGTATATCGTAAAGATCTGTCTCGAGAGGGGGCTCGCGTGGGATTTCTGGCGAGTTGCGATCTGACATGATGTAGTAGTCACGATAAACGAGCGAAGGGAAGAAAATTTAGAAAAATGGGAACAGTGAGATAAAAGAATGAAGAAATAATATGTTCAAGTGTCTATAACTGTCACAAAGAGATTGAGTAGAAATAAATAAGAAACGTTGGTTGTAGTGCTTTACGCGACCTGGACGCGAGCCGTGGGAGGGAAAAGGAACTCTGCCGTCATCGCCGATAATCAGTTCTCCGGAGTAGGATATAAACCCCACGCCCAGTTTCAGTATTAAAGAGAAACCTCCCACAACAACTGAACTATCTACGATTTCTCTGGATCCTCTGTCAATTGAGGAATCAAGCAAACTCATTTATCTTGTTACAGTCCAATCCCACTGCATACTTGTACCATACGCATACGCTAGAGACTACAAGCACATTCTACCGGCATCACCACCTACACCATGACCACCTCCTCCCCTCATGTCCGCTACATATCCGAATGCCTCAAACTCGCCGAAAAGTCTCCCCCACGACCAACCAACTTTCGCGTTGGCGCGATCCTCCTCTCCCGCAAAACATCCTCCAACGAAACCACCAATGACGCCACACAAGACGACCAAATCCTCTCCACCGGCTACACAATGGAACTAACCGGCAACACCCATGCCGAACAATGCTGTCTCTCCAACTACGCCGCCGTGCACTCCGTCCCCGAAGACCACGTCGCAGAGGTTCTCCCCTCAAACGACCCCGATCGCAAGCTCGTCATGTACGTGACCATGGAGCCTTGCGGGAAGCGACTGTCGGGAAATGCGCCGTGTGTACAGAGGATTATCAACACTCGTTTCGATGGGCGTGCGGGGATTCAGAAGGTGTATTTCGGTGTCAAGGAGCCTGGGACGTTTGTGGGGGGTTCGGAGGGGTGTAAGATGCTAGATGCGGCGGGGATTGAGTGGGAGGTTGTGCGCGGGTTGGAGAGGGAGATTCTATCAGTTGCTACTGCTGGACATGAGAATAGCGAGGAAGAGGTTAAGGCTGCGTTGGCGGATTATGGGACTAATGTTGACGATATTAGTCCTGAGGAGCGGCAGAGACAGGAGCAGCAGCCGCGGAATCCGAAGAAAAGGATGATGGAGGGTTTGGTTTAATTCGTAACTAGCATATCATCTTGTATGGCATTTCGATAGCTGAATGAAGCCATTGAATAACTCGCCAGTGTCGGATTTCGATTGCATTGTAATTCAACGGTACCTTGAGAGCTAAAGAATGCAAAATAGCGGACAAGCAAAAAAAGCACGTGATCTCCACGCAACGGCCAGAGAACCTCCTTCCTATCCCACTCATATCCCTCCAACAACCAGAAAGAAATAAACAGACAAAAAATGAGCCCATGGAGACGGTCGACAATGATAGCCTGGCCTTTTACCCGGCATTCTGCTTCAAGGCGTCGCCAACCCATTTCGCCTGGGTAAAAATGGCCGCTGTAGATGTGCATCGGCTGAAGAAACGGCCGGGGTTTGAAGGTGTGTATTCACTGGTGCATGTATGCTTTGTTTTTGGGTGGACTGGGTATATCTGTACAAACTTAGTGTTGCCATACGGCTGTTTTGGTGTCGTAGACTCAATATATATCCTGAAAGAAACTAACAACCCCAAGGCCAAAACATCTACTTCTATTTGAACCATCCAATCCGCTTCGTCTGCCTCGTGGGACTCATAGTCGCCAGAACAGATGTCTACAAGCGCACCATTCTTACCCTCGACGATAGCAGCGGCTCAACCATCGAAATCGCCGTTCTGAAATCCGAGCAATTTACTCCTCCAGAGGGGACTGAACAAGGccagcagcaacaccaccaccaacaaggATCTAAAGCACAGACACAGCCGATCATAGAGATGCATGTCACCGCAACTGACAAGACGTACTTGGACATCTCATCTCTCGTCCCCGGGACGCTGGTAAAGGTTAAGGGCACGTTGTCCACCTTCCGCTCCGCCATGCAACTTAATCTTGAGCGCTTTTTCCCGGTCCCTGATACGAATGCTGAAATGCAGTTTCTGGATCAGCGCATTCGGTTCCTTGTTGAGGTTCTGTGGGTGCCGTGGGTGTTGAGTGAAGATGAGATTGCGCAGTTGCGGAcggaggctgaggaggagcAAGAGCGGCtcgaagaagagcaggatCGCATCCGGAGGAGACATAGGAAGCGTGTCGAGCGGGAAGAGAGGGATCAGAGACGAATTCAGAAGTTGTGGGAGCGGGAAGAGAGACTAAGGGAGAAAGAGGCGGCTTCTTGCCAGGCTGCTGGGAGGAAGATTATGCGGGAATTGGAGACAAGGAAACGGCTCAGGGAGGAATAGGGTCATGGTCTTGATATGTGCTATAAGaattgatatatatatactttCAGCATGCGTTGACATCAATCATGAGGACATGACGCACAGATCGTAAGGCTAGAAATATGGACGCTAATAAATGCACAACTTCCAAACCAACGCAAACACTGAAAAGAACAAACGCTTGGATATAAATCATGCATCATGGGACATAAACTTGGCTTCATGAAAGGCGTCAAACAAAAGCTAGCAATCATAACTTCTAATTCCCTTCTCCAGAATCAAGCAGAGCCGTATTCATCGATAACCGTAGGCGTCGTAACCACCGCTTCCACCAGGGCCGGACAGAGCACGGTAGTAATCCTCCTGGCCTACCCAGTGCCCTCGCGGAGGGAAGTGATCATGATATTTAGCCTTTTCACGTTCTCGAATAGCGTCATAGAGTCGCTTATCCTCGCTTTCGCGCTCAAAGTCTCGGTACCGCCGACCATCATCGAATGTATCACCTGAAACGGTCGCCGGGCTCAAATAGTGGTCTCCGGCGTAACGTGGATGGCCATGGTGAGTGAGGATATCTCCCTCAGAGTGTCTGTACTCATGACCAGCTACGCTCCGCGAAGAGCTTCGAGAGCGTCCAGGTCTGATGAGAGGATGGTGGGGCGTAGCACTTCCGGAGCGTGGGTAGACTGGGTCCTGGTGTTGCGGTTCAGGTGTCCGATGTCCAGGAACTGG
This region of Aspergillus chevalieri M1 DNA, chromosome 4, nearly complete sequence genomic DNA includes:
- a CDS encoding putative DRAP deaminase (COG:F;~EggNog:ENOG410QEB2;~InterPro:IPR002125,IPR016193;~PFAM:PF00383,PF18785;~go_function: GO:0003824 - catalytic activity [Evidence IEA]) → MTTSSPHVRYISECLKLAEKSPPRPTNFRVGAILLSRKTSSNETTNDATQDDQILSTGYTMELTGNTHAEQCCLSNYAAVHSVPEDHVAEVLPSNDPDRKLVMYVTMEPCGKRLSGNAPCVQRIINTRFDGRAGIQKVYFGVKEPGTFVGGSEGCKMLDAAGIEWEVVRGLEREILSVATAGHENSEEEVKAALADYGTNVDDISPEERQRQEQQPRNPKKRMMEGLV
- a CDS encoding OB-fold domain-containing protein (COG:S;~EggNog:ENOG410PX1K;~InterPro:IPR018856,IPR012340,IPR040260); its protein translation is METVDNDSLAFYPAFCFKASPTHFAWVKMAAVDVHRLKKRPGFEGQNIYFYLNHPIRFVCLVGLIVARTDVYKRTILTLDDSSGSTIEIAVLKSEQFTPPEGTEQGQQQHHHQQGSKAQTQPIIEMHVTATDKTYLDISSLVPGTLVKVKGTLSTFRSAMQLNLERFFPVPDTNAEMQFLDQRIRFLVEVLWVPWVLSEDEIAQLRTEAEEEQERLEEEQDRIRRRHRKRVEREERDQRRIQKLWEREERLREKEAASCQAAGRKIMRELETRKRLREE